A region from the Sulfurimonas sp. genome encodes:
- the gltX gene encoding glutamate--tRNA ligase: MVVTRFAPSPTGYLHIGGLRTALFSYLWAKKNNGKFVLRIEDTDKARNSEEAAEAILKAFEWLGLEHDGEIEYQSKRDDIYAKYIKQLLDEGKAYKCYMSREELDALREEQMANKQRTKYDGRYRDFDGTPPEGVEPVIRIKAPLTGEILVRDGVKGDISFQAEDILDDFVIARADGSPTYNFVVAIDDALMGINEVIRGDDHLSNTPKQIVVYEALGFEVPKFYHVPMIHNSEGKKLSKRDGATDVMAYKEMGYTPAALLNFLVRLGWSHGDQEIFSMEEMIHLFNPEDINKSASIYNTEKLDWLSSHYIKNTSNDELAELLTDYDLVLTSHDKKEILLDALKERAKTLAELANMAKEILTTPTSFDEKAAKKAFKGDAITILNTFGAKLSATENPHLPAEYHHLMEDVINEMEIGFGKIGQPLRLALLGKMGGPGLDVVMSVIGKTETMLRIANAITANTNND, translated from the coding sequence ATGGTTGTAACACGTTTTGCTCCATCTCCAACAGGATACCTACACATCGGCGGTTTACGTACTGCACTTTTTTCGTACCTTTGGGCTAAAAAAAATAATGGAAAATTTGTTCTTCGTATCGAAGATACAGATAAAGCAAGAAATTCAGAAGAAGCTGCAGAAGCTATTTTGAAAGCTTTTGAATGGTTAGGGCTAGAGCACGACGGTGAGATCGAATACCAAAGCAAACGTGATGATATCTATGCAAAATACATAAAACAGCTTTTAGACGAGGGCAAAGCATATAAGTGTTATATGTCACGTGAAGAGCTGGATGCACTGCGTGAAGAACAGATGGCAAACAAGCAGCGTACAAAATATGACGGGCGCTACCGTGATTTTGACGGTACTCCGCCTGAGGGTGTTGAGCCTGTTATCCGTATAAAAGCTCCTTTAACTGGTGAGATTTTAGTACGTGATGGTGTAAAGGGTGACATCTCTTTCCAAGCTGAAGATATTTTAGATGATTTTGTTATTGCCAGAGCTGATGGAAGCCCGACATACAACTTCGTTGTAGCGATCGATGATGCCCTTATGGGGATCAATGAAGTTATTCGCGGGGATGATCACTTAAGTAATACACCTAAACAAATAGTTGTTTATGAAGCATTAGGTTTTGAAGTTCCTAAGTTTTACCATGTACCGATGATCCATAACTCTGAAGGTAAAAAACTATCTAAACGTGACGGTGCAACAGATGTTATGGCATATAAAGAGATGGGTTACACTCCTGCTGCACTACTAAACTTTTTAGTACGTCTTGGTTGGAGTCACGGTGATCAGGAGATATTCTCTATGGAAGAGATGATTCACCTTTTCAATCCTGAAGATATAAACAAATCAGCTTCGATCTACAACACTGAAAAGCTAGACTGGTTAAGCTCGCACTATATCAAAAACACATCTAACGACGAGTTAGCAGAACTACTAACAGATTATGATCTTGTACTAACAAGCCATGATAAAAAAGAGATCCTTTTAGATGCTCTAAAAGAGCGTGCAAAAACTTTGGCAGAACTTGCAAATATGGCAAAAGAGATCTTAACGACACCGACAAGTTTTGATGAAAAAGCTGCTAAAAAAGCTTTTAAAGGTGACGCTATAACTATACTAAATACTTTTGGGGCAAAGCTATCTGCTACAGAAAACCCTCATTTACCGGCTGAATATCACCATTTAATGGAAGATGTAATAAACGAGATGGAGATCGGTTTTGGTAAGATCGGTCAACCTCTTCGCCTAGCACTTCTTGGAAAAATGGGTGGTCCAGGACTTGACGTAGTTATGTCAGTGATCGGTAAAACAGAAACTATGCTTCGTATAGCTAACGCTATAACTGCTAATACTAACAACGACTAA
- a CDS encoding SO_0444 family Cu/Zn efflux transporter — MELLLEFFTALYELSNAMAWYILFGLVFAGILHEIVPDSIVTKHLGNETVSSVAKSTIFGIPLPVCSCGVIPLATSIKKSGASKGATLSFLISTPITGVDSILATYGMFGWVFTIYRVLTSMIIATIAGILSNIYDKEEEKPAMSFSAINTNNKPSNTQMFSTTTNFASKQEESCESGGSCCSSNKEEKAKFSFSKAMKYAFVTLLGDIAKPLFLGLVIGALITIAIPQNLSDILTEYSWVSYMLVIAVAVPMYVCATASLPIAAAFMLSGVSAGAAFVFLTAGPATNTVTISVVKKMLGVKSLYIYLGSIIIGSMIFGLGLDYVFNITQIDPSSLVHINEEFSYLDITSSIILWSFVLFFMIKSYIKK, encoded by the coding sequence ATGGAACTATTATTAGAATTTTTTACCGCTCTATACGAGCTTAGCAATGCAATGGCTTGGTATATACTTTTTGGACTTGTGTTTGCAGGTATACTGCATGAAATCGTACCAGACAGTATAGTAACAAAGCATTTAGGTAATGAGACTGTATCATCAGTTGCAAAATCAACGATTTTTGGTATACCTTTGCCTGTTTGTTCGTGCGGTGTTATACCTCTGGCTACAAGTATAAAAAAAAGTGGTGCAAGTAAAGGTGCTACTCTAAGCTTTTTAATCTCGACACCTATAACTGGTGTTGATTCAATACTCGCAACCTATGGTATGTTTGGATGGGTTTTTACGATATACAGAGTGCTTACATCAATGATTATAGCCACTATAGCCGGAATTCTTTCAAACATTTATGACAAAGAAGAAGAAAAACCAGCTATGAGTTTTTCTGCAATCAATACAAACAACAAACCGTCAAACACTCAGATGTTCTCAACAACAACGAATTTTGCATCAAAACAGGAAGAGAGTTGTGAGTCTGGTGGTTCTTGTTGTAGTTCAAATAAAGAAGAAAAAGCTAAATTCTCTTTTTCAAAAGCTATGAAGTACGCATTTGTTACTCTACTTGGAGATATTGCAAAACCACTATTTTTGGGTTTAGTGATCGGAGCACTTATAACTATAGCTATACCTCAAAATCTAAGCGATATACTAACTGAATATTCTTGGGTTTCTTATATGTTAGTTATAGCCGTAGCCGTACCTATGTATGTTTGTGCTACAGCTTCACTACCTATAGCTGCAGCTTTTATGCTTAGCGGTGTAAGTGCAGGGGCAGCATTTGTTTTTCTAACTGCAGGTCCTGCGACAAATACTGTTACAATAAGCGTTGTTAAAAAGATGTTAGGTGTTAAAAGCTTATACATATATCTTGGTAGCATTATTATCGGAAGTATGATTTTTGGACTCGGGCTTGATTATGTATTTAATATTACTCAGATAGACCCTTCATCTCTTGTTCATATAAATGAAGAATTTAGTTATTTAGACATTACGAGCAGCATAATTCTTTGGTCTTTTGTATTGTTCTTTATGATAAAATCATATATAAAAAAATAG
- a CDS encoding RBBP9/YdeN family alpha/beta hydrolase, whose translation MKKILIVHGWGGSDYPHWQSWLAGELAKDYGCVYFLKFSDVENPTIKEWSQELLDAIDDFNPDIVICHSLANTLWFHLANQNKLKKVQKLFLVAPPSMHCPIEELSEFFPCKIPSNLYAEDILLIGSTNDPYMDESEFIRVQAELGVDMELLKNAGHINTDSGFGEWNWILEQVRS comes from the coding sequence ATGAAAAAAATTTTAATTGTTCACGGTTGGGGCGGAAGCGATTATCCACATTGGCAAAGCTGGCTTGCAGGAGAGCTTGCAAAAGATTACGGTTGTGTATATTTTTTAAAGTTTAGCGATGTAGAAAACCCTACAATTAAAGAGTGGAGTCAAGAGCTTTTAGATGCTATTGATGATTTTAATCCGGATATAGTCATTTGCCATTCACTTGCCAATACACTCTGGTTTCATTTAGCAAATCAAAATAAACTAAAAAAAGTTCAAAAGCTGTTTTTAGTCGCACCACCAAGTATGCATTGTCCTATTGAAGAGCTTAGTGAGTTTTTTCCTTGTAAAATACCAAGCAATCTTTATGCAGAAGATATACTACTGATAGGTTCAACAAACGATCCTTATATGGATGAGAGTGAATTCATAAGAGTTCAAGCAGAACTTGGTGTTGATATGGAATTATTAAAAAATGCCGGACATATAAACACAGATAGTGGTTTTGGTGAATGGAATTGGATTTTAGAACAAGTTAGAAGCTAA
- the dbpA gene encoding ATP-dependent RNA helicase DbpA — MKTQKFSSLKLSDTMVKNLDNIGYKTMTPIQEKALPFILESRDLIAKAKTGSGKTAAFGIGLLSKLDVKKFRIQSLVLCPTRELADQVARELRQIAKFTHNIKILTLCGGVSFRYQESSLRHQAHIIVGTPGRVLKHLNKNSLNLEDLNMLVLDEADRMLDMGFIEEIQNVIEFAPKQRQTLLFSATYPDEIIELCKSILDDPVEVEAQIQEAANEIDEYFYEVDEELKVKTLIGLFASFKPKDVIVFCNTKIECDELAEELQDSNIDALALHGDLEQYERNDVLVQFANKSCRVLVATDVAARGLDIKDLDMVVNYNLPHSKEIYTHRIGRTGRAGAKGISATFYAKYELESVEIYNDEKREFLKINEFPDTSSFEMKPEFFTLVIEGGKKDKLRKGDVLGSLTGDGGLNGDNIGKIDIYDRQTYVAIKTPMMKNITKNILIKKRKFTSWIL, encoded by the coding sequence ATGAAAACACAAAAATTCTCCTCTTTAAAACTCTCAGATACAATGGTTAAAAACCTAGATAATATTGGGTATAAAACAATGACTCCTATTCAGGAAAAGGCACTGCCTTTTATACTTGAATCACGCGATCTGATTGCTAAAGCAAAAACAGGAAGCGGTAAGACGGCAGCTTTTGGAATCGGGCTTTTAAGCAAACTAGATGTTAAAAAATTTCGTATCCAGTCTCTTGTCCTTTGTCCCACACGTGAACTTGCTGATCAGGTTGCACGCGAGCTTCGTCAAATTGCAAAGTTTACACACAATATAAAGATCTTAACACTTTGTGGAGGTGTGTCTTTTAGATATCAGGAATCATCACTAAGACATCAGGCTCATATAATTGTTGGAACGCCTGGGCGTGTTTTAAAACATCTAAATAAGAACTCGCTAAATCTTGAAGATCTTAATATGCTGGTACTTGATGAAGCAGACAGAATGCTTGACATGGGTTTTATAGAAGAGATTCAAAATGTTATAGAGTTTGCTCCAAAACAAAGACAAACTCTTCTTTTCTCAGCTACGTATCCAGATGAGATAATAGAGTTGTGTAAATCAATTTTAGATGATCCTGTGGAAGTTGAAGCTCAGATTCAAGAGGCTGCAAATGAGATAGATGAGTATTTTTATGAAGTTGATGAGGAGTTAAAAGTTAAAACCTTGATCGGTCTTTTTGCCTCTTTTAAACCAAAAGATGTAATTGTGTTTTGTAATACAAAGATAGAATGTGATGAGTTGGCAGAAGAATTACAGGATTCAAATATAGACGCTCTTGCTTTGCACGGTGACTTGGAGCAGTATGAACGTAACGATGTGTTAGTGCAGTTTGCTAACAAAAGTTGCCGTGTGTTAGTTGCAACAGACGTAGCGGCCAGAGGATTAGATATAAAAGATCTTGATATGGTAGTAAATTATAATTTGCCACATTCAAAAGAGATTTACACTCATAGAATCGGTCGTACTGGGCGTGCAGGAGCAAAAGGAATCAGTGCTACTTTTTATGCAAAATATGAGTTGGAAAGTGTTGAAATTTATAATGATGAAAAAAGAGAATTCTTAAAGATAAATGAGTTCCCTGATACAAGTAGTTTTGAGATGAAACCAGAGTTTTTTACACTTGTGATTGAGGGTGGTAAAAAAGATAAATTAAGAAAAGGCGATGTACTCGGATCGCTTACAGGCGATGGTGGATTAAATGGCGATAATATCGGTAAAATAGATATTTACGACAGGCAAACATATGTAGCTATAAAAACTCCTATGATGAAAAATATCACAAAAAATATATTAATTAAAAAGAGAAAATTTACTAGCTGGATTTTGTGA
- a CDS encoding TrmH family RNA methyltransferase yields MRLVEINDINSDELQIYHQMRDNIFDEQNSFVADSPKVVNILLESDLVVKSILATQEYYEKHVDLLKNRDNIVCYKATKEQMQNLVGHKIHHNCMLHGIRPKECSLDQLGNNIVMLDNITSSENVGSIARSMAGLGVSSYLLPKQSPHPYGRRALRVSMGYVSRLKYSIYTDIIRTIKELQDNGYKVYAAELSEDSIPLKNVKPDHKWVLVMGSEGHGISKEVLDVCDEVVNIEMQEDVKSFNVSVAASILMYEFVNSAG; encoded by the coding sequence ATGAGATTAGTGGAAATAAATGATATAAACTCTGATGAATTACAAATATATCATCAGATGAGAGACAATATTTTTGATGAACAAAACTCCTTTGTAGCAGACTCCCCAAAAGTTGTAAACATACTTTTAGAAAGTGATCTTGTAGTCAAAAGTATACTTGCAACACAAGAGTACTATGAAAAGCATGTTGATCTTTTAAAAAATAGAGATAATATAGTTTGCTATAAGGCTACAAAAGAGCAAATGCAGAATTTAGTAGGACATAAGATTCATCATAACTGTATGCTTCATGGAATAAGACCAAAAGAGTGCAGTTTAGATCAGCTTGGCAACAATATAGTGATGCTTGATAATATAACCTCAAGTGAAAATGTCGGTTCAATCGCAAGAAGTATGGCAGGTCTTGGGGTTAGCTCTTATTTACTGCCAAAACAATCGCCACATCCTTATGGAAGACGTGCCTTAAGAGTTTCTATGGGCTATGTTAGCAGATTAAAATACAGCATATACACTGACATAATTAGAACTATAAAAGAATTGCAAGACAATGGTTATAAAGTTTATGCAGCTGAATTAAGTGAAGATTCAATCCCTTTAAAAAATGTAAAACCTGATCATAAATGGGTACTTGTTATGGGAAGTGAAGGACATGGAATATCTAAAGAAGTATTAGATGTATGTGATGAGGTTGTTAATATAGAGATGCAAGAGGATGTAAAAAGTTTTAATGTATCCGTAGCAGCATCTATTTTAATGTACGAGTTTGTTAATTCCGCTGGTTAA
- a CDS encoding diguanylate cyclase: protein MNKKIVELKEFADFLRINRNNIIDKWVVCESVETIFVRHSMKLSDTDRKVFYDFLDCFISVMQWKLTIAECPIKMQFLKILSDNSFTNFELFELFIALKNAISDVFYEHQFLSFGLQKDLESVSINIAKDLSDVYTQIQKDEINFKDEHSNLLNEYKKAVDLSNIVSKSNTKGIITYANDKFCEISGYSKAELIGKPHSIVRHPMMPSSVFKELWDTIKSKRAWHGVVTNMRKDGRKYVVDSTIIPILDVDGDIVEYIAIRHDVTEFEETKDQLSTLNMAMKNRIDELYNMTTSLEEEASIDSLTGAFNRTKFEKFFDLEIEKAQVSKNVLSIIMLDIDHFKSINDNFGHHVGDEVLKGIVELITKNLKRVDIFARWGGEEFVALLPGTNLENATKLAENLRIKIEQESFSTAGKITSSFGVGEYQDKESKTDMFNRVDRLLYEAKRKGRNRVMSCAS from the coding sequence ATGAATAAAAAGATAGTCGAATTAAAAGAGTTTGCTGATTTTTTAAGAATTAATAGAAACAATATTATTGATAAATGGGTAGTTTGTGAATCAGTTGAGACTATTTTTGTAAGACACTCTATGAAGCTTTCAGATACAGACAGAAAGGTGTTTTATGATTTTTTAGATTGTTTTATAAGCGTTATGCAATGGAAGCTAACTATTGCGGAATGTCCTATAAAAATGCAGTTTTTAAAAATATTAAGTGATAACTCTTTTACCAACTTTGAACTGTTTGAACTTTTTATAGCCCTTAAAAACGCAATATCAGATGTTTTTTACGAACATCAGTTTTTGTCTTTCGGTTTACAAAAAGATTTAGAATCAGTATCTATAAATATAGCCAAAGATCTTTCAGACGTATATACCCAGATTCAAAAAGATGAGATCAATTTCAAAGATGAACACTCTAACCTTCTAAACGAGTATAAAAAAGCTGTTGATCTTAGTAATATTGTGTCAAAGTCAAATACAAAAGGGATAATCACATATGCAAACGATAAGTTCTGTGAGATAAGCGGTTATTCAAAGGCTGAACTTATAGGAAAACCTCACTCTATAGTTCGCCACCCTATGATGCCAAGTAGTGTATTTAAAGAGCTATGGGACACCATAAAAAGTAAAAGGGCTTGGCACGGTGTCGTTACAAATATGCGTAAAGACGGAAGAAAATATGTTGTTGATTCTACTATCATCCCTATTCTTGATGTTGATGGGGATATTGTTGAATATATTGCAATTCGTCACGACGTTACAGAATTTGAAGAAACAAAAGATCAGCTTAGTACATTGAATATGGCTATGAAAAATAGAATTGACGAGCTATATAATATGACTACGTCTTTAGAAGAAGAAGCATCAATTGATAGCTTAACTGGTGCGTTTAATCGTACAAAATTTGAGAAATTTTTTGATTTAGAGATAGAAAAAGCTCAGGTTAGTAAAAATGTTCTTTCTATAATTATGCTTGATATTGATCACTTTAAATCAATTAATGATAATTTTGGACATCATGTAGGCGATGAAGTTTTAAAAGGAATCGTTGAATTAATTACAAAAAATTTAAAAAGAGTTGATATTTTTGCCAGATGGGGTGGTGAAGAGTTCGTAGCTCTTCTTCCTGGTACTAACTTGGAAAATGCTACAAAACTTGCTGAAAACCTCAGAATAAAAATTGAGCAAGAGAGCTTTTCAACTGCAGGAAAAATTACTTCAAGTTTTGGTGTTGGAGAATATCAAGACAAAGAAAGCAAAACAGATATGTTCAACAGGGTAGATAGACTTTTATATGAAGCAAAAAGAAAAGGCAGAAACAGAGTTATGTCTTGTGCATCTTAA
- a CDS encoding VacJ family lipoprotein: MKIFISFVLILTFNVYASEDFEDSFENEFEQELVAEEKEGEVFDPLYGYNRVMTDFNDVVMINVFQPVIDGYKYVVPRPARKSIDNFFNNLYYPISLCNNLLQLKFKHSGNETLRFITNSTLGLLGLFDVADEWFDIKPHKEDFGQTLGHYGVGSGFPIVIPFLGQSNLRDFGSLFVDAYADPIYWYTSDIDDDMVSYGTYIGIRSFKLLNDYSLSEISYEDFTKDAIDLYPFIRDAYEQNRNKLIGE, translated from the coding sequence ATGAAAATATTTATATCTTTTGTATTAATTTTAACATTTAACGTTTATGCTAGTGAAGATTTTGAAGACAGTTTTGAAAATGAGTTTGAACAAGAACTGGTAGCCGAAGAGAAAGAGGGAGAGGTCTTTGATCCTCTATACGGGTACAACAGAGTTATGACAGATTTTAATGATGTCGTTATGATCAATGTTTTTCAGCCGGTAATAGATGGGTATAAATATGTTGTGCCACGACCTGCTAGAAAATCTATAGATAACTTTTTTAATAATCTGTATTATCCAATAAGTTTATGTAACAATCTATTACAGCTAAAGTTTAAACACTCAGGTAATGAAACGTTGCGTTTTATAACAAACTCAACTTTAGGACTTTTGGGGCTTTTTGATGTAGCAGATGAATGGTTTGATATCAAACCACATAAAGAAGATTTTGGGCAAACGCTTGGACATTACGGTGTTGGTTCAGGTTTTCCAATTGTTATTCCATTTCTTGGTCAATCAAACTTAAGAGACTTTGGTAGTCTTTTTGTTGATGCTTATGCTGATCCTATATACTGGTACACTTCAGATATAGATGATGATATGGTATCATACGGGACATATATAGGTATAAGATCTTTTAAATTGCTCAACGACTATTCACTCAGTGAGATTAGTTATGAGGATTTTACAAAAGATGCAATCGATCTATATCCGTTTATACGTGATGCATATGAACAAAATAGAAATAAACTAATAGGGGAATAG
- a CDS encoding ABC transporter substrate-binding protein has protein sequence MKVVLSFLIGIFLPLYLNAQSSDEKLLHDKMSVISKNFFNILNDEKNDSQMRRDKIIKEVIHLFDFELMARLSLEKNIKKSISQEEYKEFTEIFETYIKNFYLDKLDLLKGSTSTIKDVKQSKKNRITVNASVDSKESSTSVVYKFYKTKQNKWLIYDLEIANVSILKSYRAQFSSYLSEHTFNELLIKLKTQA, from the coding sequence GTGAAAGTAGTTTTAAGTTTTTTAATTGGAATTTTTTTACCTCTTTATCTAAACGCACAAAGCAGTGATGAAAAGCTGTTGCACGATAAAATGAGTGTGATTTCTAAAAACTTTTTTAACATTTTAAACGATGAGAAAAATGATTCTCAAATGCGTAGAGATAAAATAATAAAAGAGGTTATACACCTTTTTGACTTTGAACTTATGGCAAGATTGTCATTAGAAAAAAATATAAAAAAATCAATCTCTCAAGAGGAATATAAAGAGTTTACTGAGATATTTGAAACTTATATCAAAAACTTTTATCTTGATAAACTTGATCTGTTAAAGGGTTCAACTTCGACAATAAAAGATGTAAAACAAAGCAAAAAAAACCGTATCACCGTTAATGCTTCAGTTGATTCTAAAGAGAGTTCAACTTCGGTTGTATATAAGTTTTACAAAACAAAACAGAACAAATGGCTGATCTATGATTTAGAGATCGCTAATGTGAGCATACTAAAAAGTTACCGTGCACAATTTAGCAGTTATCTAAGTGAACACACTTTTAATGAGTTGTTAATAAAACTTAAAACACAAGCATGA
- a CDS encoding RND family transporter, with protein MIKNLYEKIILGYPKYILIFVSLFISFLAYEAFNLKIDASAKTLLLENDKDLAYSREVYKRYKTLDFLLIAYTPETALLDDITLNNIRNISSDLEKIPLVDSVNTILNIPLLQSSNLSFAELANGAVTLNDKGVDKKAVKHELLNNPLYVENFVSRDFKTTSIMINLKDNTSKEINHKTILEVRAVMQKYKADAKMFLGGANMIADDMITYVKSDLKEYGSIVLVLLIVILYIVFKEIKWVLIPLSILFASIVASTGVLGFFGWEVTVVSSNFISFQLILTTSIVIHLVVRYRELASKENELIQKDLVLATVSSMAQPTFFAILTTIAGFSSLVFSGILPVINLGWMMSTSLVLSFFLTYAMFGSIMMYLKPSKPNITFEKKYAITQLLSNMVQKHYVAIYVMSILMVVFSISGASKLIVENSFINYFKSSTEIYQGMSIIDQKLGGTTPLDVTIDLIEDTPQEDSSNNMGSYDDSLDEFEDEFSSGEQENQYWFTSTKMQKIEKVHAYLESIPELGKVLSFGTVLRVGKSINENKELGNFELGLLYNEFPEDLKKQVLKPYLSIEDNQVRFNIRIVDSNPELRRDELLKKIKHELHEKLGIKKEHIHLSGLMLLYNNMLQSLFNSQIVTLSIMVVFLFFMFWALFRSFRIGLVAIIANIIPIGIVFGFMGWFNIPLDIMTITIASISIGIAVDDTIHYLYRYRNEYSKLGNYIEAMQTSHTSIGHAMTYTSLAISIGFLVLVLSPFTPTIYFGLLTVVAMLVALATDLLLLPRLVIRFHAFKGLSS; from the coding sequence ATGATAAAGAATCTTTACGAAAAAATTATCCTAGGATATCCTAAATATATACTTATTTTTGTATCTCTATTTATATCTTTTTTAGCTTATGAAGCATTCAATCTAAAAATTGATGCATCTGCTAAAACACTGCTTTTGGAAAATGATAAAGATCTCGCATACTCCAGAGAAGTTTATAAAAGATACAAAACACTAGACTTTCTTTTAATAGCTTACACACCAGAAACAGCTTTACTAGATGATATAACCCTTAACAATATCAGAAATATATCATCGGATCTAGAAAAAATTCCGCTTGTTGACTCTGTAAATACAATACTAAATATCCCTCTACTTCAATCATCAAACCTATCTTTTGCAGAACTTGCAAACGGTGCAGTAACTTTAAACGACAAAGGTGTAGATAAAAAAGCTGTTAAACATGAGCTTTTAAACAACCCTTTATATGTTGAAAACTTTGTAAGCAGGGACTTTAAAACAACTTCAATAATGATCAATTTAAAAGACAACACTTCTAAAGAGATCAATCATAAAACAATACTAGAAGTACGTGCTGTTATGCAAAAATATAAAGCTGATGCAAAAATGTTCCTAGGCGGAGCAAATATGATAGCCGATGATATGATCACCTATGTTAAAAGTGATCTCAAAGAGTATGGTTCAATTGTTCTTGTTCTATTAATTGTAATTCTATATATAGTTTTTAAAGAGATCAAATGGGTACTTATTCCATTAAGTATTCTTTTTGCATCTATTGTCGCTTCTACAGGTGTGTTAGGTTTTTTTGGATGGGAAGTTACGGTTGTATCTTCAAACTTTATATCTTTTCAACTCATACTTACAACATCTATTGTTATTCACCTAGTTGTAAGGTATAGAGAACTTGCTTCAAAAGAGAACGAGCTGATTCAAAAAGATTTAGTTCTAGCAACCGTATCATCTATGGCACAACCTACATTCTTTGCTATTTTAACTACAATAGCAGGTTTTTCATCACTAGTCTTTTCAGGAATTTTACCAGTTATAAATCTTGGCTGGATGATGAGTACAAGTTTGGTATTATCATTCTTTCTTACATATGCAATGTTTGGCTCTATAATGATGTATCTAAAACCATCAAAACCAAATATAACTTTTGAAAAAAAATATGCTATTACACAGCTTCTCTCAAACATGGTTCAAAAACACTATGTTGCAATATATGTAATGTCTATTTTAATGGTAGTTTTTAGTATTAGCGGTGCATCAAAACTTATAGTTGAAAATAGCTTTATAAATTACTTTAAATCATCTACCGAGATATACCAAGGGATGAGTATAATTGATCAAAAACTCGGAGGAACTACACCTCTAGATGTAACAATAGATCTTATTGAAGATACTCCTCAAGAAGACTCAAGTAATAATATGGGTTCATATGACGATTCACTTGATGAATTTGAAGATGAGTTTAGCAGTGGGGAACAAGAGAATCAATACTGGTTTACATCAACCAAGATGCAAAAAATAGAAAAGGTCCATGCATATTTGGAGTCTATTCCGGAACTTGGGAAGGTTCTTTCTTTCGGGACTGTTTTAAGAGTGGGTAAAAGCATAAATGAAAATAAAGAATTAGGTAATTTTGAGCTTGGTCTACTATATAATGAATTCCCAGAAGATTTAAAAAAACAGGTTTTAAAACCATATCTTAGTATTGAAGATAATCAAGTACGCTTTAATATACGCATAGTTGATTCTAACCCTGAACTTAGAAGAGATGAACTTTTAAAGAAAATAAAACATGAACTTCACGAAAAACTAGGAATTAAAAAAGAACATATTCACCTATCAGGGCTAATGCTTTTATACAACAATATGCTTCAGAGCCTATTTAATTCTCAAATAGTGACATTAAGCATAATGGTTGTATTTTTATTCTTCATGTTTTGGGCTTTATTTAGATCATTTAGAATAGGACTTGTAGCTATTATTGCAAATATAATCCCTATCGGTATAGTATTTGGTTTTATGGGCTGGTTTAATATACCGCTTGACATAATGACGATCACTATCGCTTCTATTAGTATAGGTATTGCGGTAGATGACACCATTCACTACCTTTATAGATATAGAAATGAATATTCAAAACTGGGAAATTATATAGAAGCTATGCAGACATCACATACAAGCATTGGTCATGCTATGACATATACTTCACTCGCAATATCTATAGGTTTCTTGGTATTGGTGTTATCCCCGTTTACTCCGACTATATATTTCGGGCTTTTAACGGTTGTGGCTATGCTTGTAGCACTTGCTACGGATCTTCTTCTACTTCCAAGGCTTGTTATAAGATTTCATGCCTTTAAAGGTTTATCTTCTTGA